The following coding sequences lie in one Polyodon spathula isolate WHYD16114869_AA chromosome 37, ASM1765450v1, whole genome shotgun sequence genomic window:
- the LOC121304307 gene encoding zinc finger protein 501-like → MESVQIKEECPEPELLPFRVEFSGLASLPIKQELCEMQCDSSQPEVCEIKAEHNELEISQSEEPLPVKQEEVLETDHIKREPSEVVKKESEDFIPNIPKLEPVCLRECSVMRERICVREQGAGEEGSPNSTQGGGQEDRHSHSECSLAGSIPAAKVRAGGGEYPDWEKGFTQLGHLNKIQQTQTDEKPYHCCDCGKSFSRSDSLVLHQRTHTGEKPYSCSDCGKSFSKIRSLKEHQRIHTGEKPYHCCVCAKSFSRSESLVLHQRTHTGEKPYCCSDCGKSFSQSNSLVLHQRTHTGEKPYRCSDCGKNFSRSDSLISHQRTHTGEKPYHCSDCGKNFSRSGSLVSHQRTHTGEKPYHCSDCGKSFRQLGSLKEHQRVHTGEKPYHCSDCGKSFSQLGSLKGHQRTHTGEKPYRCSDCGKSFSYSATLKTHQRTHAGEKLYHCCDCGKSFSWSDSLVSHQQTHTGEKLCRCSDCQKSFRLKKALQKHQRIPREKP, encoded by the exons ATGGAATCTGTCCAGATTAAAGAGGAGTGCCCTGAACCTGAACTTCTCCCCTTTAGAGTGGAGTTCAGtgggctggcttccctccccattaaacaggagctctgtgagatgcaatgtgacagcagtcagccagaggtctgtgagattaaagctgagcacaatgAATTGGAGATCTCTCAGTcagaagaaccccttcctgttaAACAAGAAGAGGTGCTGGAAACTGACCATATTAAACGGGAGCCCTCTGAAGTAGTTAAGAAAGAGTCGGAGGACTTCATACCAAACATCCCTAAGCTGGAGCCTGTATGCCTGCGGGAGTGTAGCGTGATGCGGGAGAGAATCTGCGTAAGAGAGCAGGGCgctggagaggaaggctctcCCAACAGCACACAAGGAGGTGGACAGGAAGACAGACACtcacattcagaatgcagtctggcag gtTCCATTCCAGCAGCTAAAGTGAGAGCAGGCGGTGGAGAATATCCTGACTGGGAGAAAGGTTTCACACAGTTAGGGCATTTAAACAAAATCCAGCAAACTCAGACAGatgagaaaccgtatcactgctgtgactgtgggaagagtttcagtcggtCAGACAGCCTTGTTttacaccagcgaactcacacaggagagaaaccgtatagctgctctgactgtgggaagagttttagtAAGATTAGAAGCCTAAaagaacaccagcgaattcacacaggagagaaaccttatcactgctgCGTCTGTGCGAAGAGTTTCAGTCGGTCAGAAAGCCTTGTTTTACACCaacgaactcacacaggagagaaaccgtattgctgctctgactgtgggaagagtttcagtcaatCAAACAGCCTTGTTttacaccagcgaactcacacaggagagaaaccgtatcgctgctctgactgtgggaagaattTCAGTCGGTCAGACAGCCTTATTTCACatcagcgaactcacacaggagagaaaccatatcactgttctgactgtgggaagaattTCAGTCGGTCAGGcagccttgtttcacaccagcgaactcacacaggagagaaaccatatcactgctctgactgtgggaagagtttcagacagtTAGGAAGCCTAAAAGAACACCAGcgagttcacacaggagagaaaccgtatcactgctctgactgtgggaagagtttcagtcagttagGTAGCCTAAAAggacaccagcgaactcacacaggagagaaaccgtatcgctgctctgactgtgggaagagtttcagttacTCAGcaaccctgaaaacacaccagcgaactcatgCAGGAGAGAAACTGTATCACTGctgtgactgtgggaagagtttcagttggtcagacagccttgtttcacaccagcaAACTCATACAGGAGAGAAATTGTGTCGCTGCTCTGACTGTCAAAAGAGCTTCCGTCTTAAAAAAGCCCTtcaaaaacaccagcgaattcctAGAGAGAAACCTTAG